In a genomic window of Methanosarcina horonobensis HB-1 = JCM 15518:
- the ilvE gene encoding branched-chain-amino-acid transaminase — MSELLIYLDGKFVPKAEAKVSVYDHGFLYGDGVFEGIRAYNGRVFKLKEHVDRLYDSAKAIAMDIPVTKEEMTEIILETLRKNNLKDAYIRPIVSRGIGDLGLDPRKCEKPSIIVIAQGWGAMYGDLYEVGLTGVSVCVRRNAPDALSPNIKSLNYLNNILAKIEANEKGGDEAIFLDQNGFVCEGSGDNIFIVKNDKVFTPFTISNLKGITRATAIELLDEMGYKAIEANLGLFDLYTADEIFVTGTAAESAPVTKLDGRLIGTGKPGPLTMKMVEAFDRITRSTGTPIYK; from the coding sequence ATGAGTGAGTTACTGATTTATTTAGACGGGAAATTTGTCCCGAAAGCCGAAGCTAAAGTTTCGGTCTATGACCATGGCTTCCTCTACGGAGACGGTGTGTTCGAAGGCATAAGAGCATATAACGGACGTGTTTTCAAGTTAAAGGAACATGTCGACAGGCTTTATGACTCAGCAAAAGCAATCGCAATGGACATACCCGTTACAAAAGAAGAGATGACCGAGATAATCCTTGAGACCCTCCGGAAAAATAACCTCAAAGATGCTTACATCCGCCCTATCGTCTCAAGAGGAATCGGTGATCTCGGGCTTGACCCCCGCAAGTGTGAAAAGCCGAGCATCATCGTTATTGCCCAGGGCTGGGGAGCCATGTACGGCGACCTTTACGAAGTCGGACTCACAGGAGTCAGTGTCTGTGTCCGCAGAAATGCGCCAGATGCACTTTCCCCGAACATCAAGTCCCTGAACTACCTGAACAATATTCTCGCAAAAATAGAAGCCAATGAGAAAGGAGGAGATGAAGCTATCTTCCTTGACCAGAACGGCTTTGTGTGCGAGGGTTCGGGAGACAATATCTTCATCGTCAAAAACGATAAGGTCTTTACACCCTTTACAATAAGCAATTTAAAAGGCATCACAAGAGCTACAGCTATCGAACTTCTGGACGAGATGGGATACAAAGCTATCGAAGCAAACCTTGGCCTCTTTGATCTTTATACTGCAGACGAAATTTTCGTTACCGGAACTGCAGCCGAATCTGCTCCAGTTACCAAACTTGACGGAAGACTCATAGGTACAGGCAAACCCGGGCCCCTGACAATGAAGATGGTCGAAGCCTTTGACAGAATAACCCGGAGTACGGGCACCCCTATTTATAAATAA
- a CDS encoding restriction endonuclease subunit S, with amino-acid sequence MGRVAYITKMHDGAVLSDDMIRLRIPDKKTRLYVYHFLQTMYAQDQMKINEYGAVQQHLEPEHLRDLQIPIPEDWNTVGSLINDMKQPVEVKNTYYDLKTQIENDLDSKLKELISVNSKNFETDTESGTE; translated from the coding sequence ATTGGTCGCGTAGCATATATCACCAAAATGCATGATGGAGCAGTATTGAGTGACGATATGATTCGCTTAAGGATTCCAGATAAAAAAACTCGTTTATACGTATATCATTTCTTACAAACTATGTATGCACAAGATCAAATGAAAATTAATGAGTATGGAGCTGTACAACAGCATTTAGAGCCTGAGCATTTAAGAGACTTACAAATACCGATTCCTGAAGACTGGAATACTGTTGGAAGTTTAATTAACGATATGAAACAACCGGTTGAGGTTAAAAATACATATTATGACTTGAAAACTCAAATTGAAAACGATTTAGATTCTAAGCTTAAAGAATTAATATCCGTAAACTCGAAAAATTTTGAAACCGATACCGAATCCGGTACCGAGTAG
- a CDS encoding SO_0444 family Cu/Zn efflux transporter, with protein MSPDILSSVPDLLSGILLSSWQIFVEASPYLIFGFAVAGILNVLVPDQKIVDYLGTSAGKIRSVINASLAGLPLPLCSCGVIPTAMSIRKRGANRGATLSFLISTPQTGVDSIAITYALLDPLMTVFRPLATLATALLAGLADNLLIGEEPEKERRREEKPGKREHTTLNMVPSKARPLELKNGSGEKTRPLTLLPGIYVHECVYENSASSCGCGHCGQEKNEPFPDERIKKSVKEEFLKGLKYAFIELPGEISKWMLIGILLAGIISYAVPETLIQEYLGGGIASMLVMLIVGIPLYICATASTPLAASLVAKGMSPGTAFVFLLAGPATNAATITMVARFLGKRSAALYLGVISLCALEAGLLLDWLYLKLGISVTATLGSAGELLPESMKLGFAAILLPLMTYGAFRREQECSCTECH; from the coding sequence ATGAGCCCTGATATACTCAGCTCTGTCCCGGACCTGCTTTCGGGAATCCTGCTTTCTTCATGGCAAATCTTTGTAGAAGCTTCTCCTTACCTGATTTTCGGGTTTGCTGTTGCAGGTATCCTCAATGTCCTTGTACCTGATCAGAAGATCGTGGATTATCTTGGCACGTCAGCAGGAAAAATTCGTTCTGTAATTAACGCATCACTGGCAGGACTTCCCCTTCCCCTGTGCTCCTGCGGAGTGATCCCAACAGCCATGTCTATAAGGAAAAGAGGGGCAAACCGGGGTGCAACCCTGTCCTTCCTGATTTCGACTCCCCAGACAGGAGTGGATTCTATTGCAATTACCTATGCTCTCCTTGACCCCCTGATGACTGTTTTTCGTCCTCTTGCAACTCTTGCAACCGCACTTCTTGCAGGGCTTGCCGATAACCTGCTGATAGGGGAAGAGCCAGAAAAAGAAAGAAGAAGAGAGGAAAAACCCGGAAAAAGGGAACATACTACCCTGAATATGGTGCCCTCAAAAGCCAGACCTCTGGAGTTAAAGAACGGATCAGGAGAAAAAACCCGACCTCTTACACTCTTACCTGGAATTTATGTACACGAATGTGTTTATGAAAACAGTGCTTCCTCATGCGGTTGCGGTCACTGCGGGCAGGAGAAAAACGAACCATTTCCGGATGAAAGAATTAAAAAGTCCGTAAAAGAAGAGTTTTTGAAAGGCCTGAAATATGCTTTCATAGAACTTCCGGGAGAGATTTCGAAGTGGATGCTTATTGGAATTCTGCTTGCAGGGATAATTTCCTATGCTGTTCCCGAGACCCTGATCCAGGAGTACCTCGGCGGCGGGATCGCGTCAATGCTGGTTATGCTCATAGTGGGTATCCCGCTTTACATCTGTGCTACTGCTTCAACTCCTCTTGCCGCAAGCCTTGTAGCTAAAGGAATGAGCCCTGGCACAGCTTTTGTTTTCCTGCTTGCAGGGCCAGCAACCAATGCGGCAACCATTACTATGGTTGCCCGATTTCTTGGAAAGCGTTCAGCAGCCCTCTACCTGGGAGTAATCTCCCTGTGCGCACTTGAGGCAGGACTTCTTCTTGACTGGCTTTACTTAAAACTGGGGATAAGTGTGACTGCAACTCTCGGAAGTGCAGGAGAACTACTTCCCGAAAGCATGAAGTTAGGATTTGCGGCCATCCTGCTCCCTCTAATGACCTACGGAGCCTTCCGCAGGGAACAGGAGTGTAGCTGTACGGAATGCCACTGA
- a CDS encoding PspC domain-containing protein: protein MQENPEFQEKKEPKESDFKAPGELETGYIEKSWEKPEKTMETGVAGESTYQERKEPEASEFKPPGELETGYTEKSWEKPEKTMEGTGERARIGTGEETREEKSTGYTKEKRLTRSKTDRMLFGVCGGLGKYFGVDPTLVRLAFALLALIDGIGIVIYIILAIIMPQEDSVR from the coding sequence ATGCAGGAAAATCCCGAATTCCAGGAAAAAAAGGAACCGAAAGAAAGTGATTTCAAAGCTCCAGGGGAACTTGAAACTGGCTATATAGAGAAGTCATGGGAAAAACCTGAAAAGACGATGGAAACAGGAGTAGCCGGTGAGTCCACCTACCAGGAAAGAAAAGAACCAGAAGCAAGCGAGTTCAAGCCTCCGGGGGAACTTGAAACTGGCTACACAGAGAAATCATGGGAAAAACCCGAGAAAACAATGGAAGGAACAGGGGAGAGAGCCAGAATAGGGACAGGGGAAGAAACCCGAGAAGAGAAAAGTACGGGTTATACAAAGGAAAAGCGCCTGACAAGAAGTAAAACTGACCGTATGCTCTTTGGAGTCTGCGGCGGGCTTGGAAAATATTTCGGGGTCGATCCTACTCTTGTAAGGCTTGCCTTTGCTCTTCTTGCCCTGATAGACGGGATAGGAATTGTCATATATATTATTCTGGCAATAATCATGCCCCAGGAAGATAGCGTCAGGTAA
- a CDS encoding OBG GTPase family GTP-binding protein, producing the protein MSSIQEQIQEVEDEIRKTQYNKATSHHIGRLKAKIARMRDEIEKKASSKGGGEGYSVKKSGDGTVTLVGFPSVGKSTLLNKVTGAKSEVAAYEFTTLTVVPGVLEHKGATIQFLDVPGLVKGASSGRGRGKEVISVIRNSDMVIFLLDVFQPKHYEVLMDELYQAGIRVDEVPPDVTIRRKDRGGIEINSTIELDLDEETIKAVLDEYKIHNAHVLIRENINVDQLIDVVLGNRSYVRSLIVVNKVDLAYPQLIEECRRMYPNSIFISAHKGTNIEALKDAIYDCLGFIRVYLKPQGQPADMEEPLIVMGGTNIGQICDRLHRDFRRKFRYAQVWGPSAKHPGQRVGLEHMMEDEDILTIIIQK; encoded by the coding sequence ATGAGCAGCATACAGGAGCAAATACAGGAAGTAGAAGACGAAATCCGAAAGACCCAGTACAATAAGGCAACTTCTCACCATATAGGCAGGTTGAAAGCCAAAATAGCCCGCATGCGGGACGAAATTGAGAAGAAAGCTTCCTCAAAGGGTGGAGGAGAAGGTTATTCGGTAAAAAAGTCGGGAGACGGTACCGTAACTCTCGTAGGCTTCCCGTCGGTAGGGAAATCCACTCTTCTGAATAAGGTTACGGGCGCAAAATCAGAGGTAGCCGCATACGAATTCACCACTCTTACTGTCGTGCCAGGCGTGCTTGAACACAAAGGCGCAACAATCCAGTTCCTTGATGTACCAGGTCTTGTAAAAGGTGCATCCTCCGGGCGCGGACGAGGGAAAGAAGTAATTTCAGTCATCAGAAACTCTGACATGGTTATCTTTTTGCTCGATGTTTTCCAGCCAAAGCACTATGAAGTGCTTATGGATGAACTTTATCAGGCTGGAATACGGGTAGATGAAGTACCCCCTGACGTTACCATAAGGAGAAAAGACAGGGGTGGAATTGAGATTAACTCAACCATCGAGCTTGACCTTGATGAAGAGACTATCAAAGCTGTGCTTGATGAATACAAAATCCACAATGCCCATGTCCTGATAAGGGAAAATATCAATGTAGACCAGCTTATCGATGTTGTCCTGGGCAACCGGAGTTATGTCCGCTCTTTGATCGTGGTCAACAAAGTCGACCTTGCATATCCTCAGTTGATAGAAGAATGCCGGCGAATGTACCCGAACTCAATTTTTATCTCAGCCCATAAAGGCACCAATATCGAGGCTCTCAAAGATGCTATTTACGACTGCTTGGGCTTTATTCGAGTATACCTCAAACCTCAGGGACAACCAGCAGATATGGAAGAGCCACTTATAGTTATGGGTGGTACGAACATAGGCCAGATCTGTGACCGCCTGCACCGTGATTTCCGCAGGAAGTTCCGCTATGCCCAGGTCTGGGGTCCATCTGCAAAACACCCGGGGCAGAGAGTTGGGCTTGAGCATATGATGGAAGATGAAGATATCCTTACGATAATCATCCAGAAGTGA
- a CDS encoding energy-coupling factor transporter transmembrane component T family protein, with amino-acid sequence MQQPVFSYVPGISFLHTLDPRTKLAAVMLLGILTFRTESFFGIGILFTFFIALTLFSGLPANVFFRAVRPMVLFIIFIFLAQLFFTEGRVLASFWILRPSLEGLQNGFRLSARFILLLLFAALMTASTDPSAITCGIERMLRPLPLRWLGVNSHELATMMNLSIAFLPLLFDRVERTKAAQASRGMYFGKNPFNSVPALTVPLIRGVIRDAEELSLAMENRGYQGTRRTSMHELLMQRRDWISLLVLGLLTAFMLRF; translated from the coding sequence ATGCAACAACCTGTTTTCAGTTACGTGCCCGGGATATCCTTTCTGCATACACTTGACCCAAGGACAAAACTTGCAGCTGTAATGCTGCTGGGCATTCTGACTTTCAGGACTGAAAGTTTTTTCGGAATAGGGATTCTCTTCACCTTTTTTATTGCCCTTACCTTATTCTCCGGGCTACCAGCAAATGTGTTTTTTCGGGCAGTTAGGCCCATGGTACTATTTATTATATTCATTTTCCTCGCGCAGTTGTTTTTCACTGAAGGACGGGTGCTGGCTTCTTTTTGGATCCTGCGCCCAAGCCTGGAAGGGCTTCAGAACGGGTTCAGGCTTTCTGCACGGTTTATACTTCTCCTGCTTTTTGCAGCCCTTATGACAGCCAGTACTGACCCGTCCGCGATCACATGCGGGATAGAGAGAATGCTGCGCCCGCTGCCCCTTCGCTGGCTGGGTGTGAACTCCCATGAACTTGCGACAATGATGAACCTCTCGATAGCATTTCTTCCCCTTCTCTTTGATAGGGTTGAGCGGACAAAAGCAGCCCAAGCTTCAAGGGGCATGTATTTCGGGAAAAACCCTTTCAATTCGGTTCCTGCCCTTACCGTTCCCCTTATAAGAGGTGTGATTAGGGACGCTGAAGAACTTTCCCTCGCAATGGAAAACAGAGGGTATCAGGGAACCCGCAGAACCTCGATGCATGAGCTTTTAATGCAAAGAAGAGACTGGATATCTCTTTTAGTTCTGGGATTGCTTACAGCTTTTATGCTAAGATTTTAA
- a CDS encoding ArsR/SmtB family transcription factor, protein MQDKCERVNPEQTKTLLQKIPDAEIITRMSAVFQALQSDTRLKILFLLRQKEMCVCELEQALEVTQSAISHGLRTLRQLDLVRVRREGKFTVYYIADEHVRTLIEMCLEHVEEKA, encoded by the coding sequence ATGCAAGATAAGTGCGAACGAGTAAACCCTGAGCAGACAAAAACCCTATTGCAGAAGATTCCTGATGCAGAAATTATTACACGGATGTCTGCGGTCTTTCAGGCGCTTCAATCAGATACCCGCCTGAAAATCCTTTTTTTACTCAGGCAGAAAGAGATGTGTGTATGTGAACTCGAGCAGGCGCTTGAAGTCACGCAATCAGCAATATCTCACGGGCTTCGGACCCTCAGGCAGCTTGACCTTGTAAGGGTCAGGCGGGAAGGAAAATTTACGGTTTACTATATTGCAGACGAACATGTACGCACACTCATAGAGATGTGCCTTGAACACGTGGAGGAAAAAGCATGA
- a CDS encoding TetR/AcrR family transcriptional regulator — MFTKLLHLEPKRRDAIINAALKEFASKGYDDASTNVIAKESGISKGLLFHYINTKKDLFLFLFDYCNQVLKEEYFDLINFNERDILERFRQTYLLKVDVIHKYPRIFEFIKVALLTETNEVKKELEERKKTGQSSGYEIMFENIDDSKFREGLDVEKCKKLIFWAIMGYSTYRLEEIRNLEINDLDFEEIQIEFDSYLDELRKSFYK, encoded by the coding sequence ATGTTTACAAAATTGTTACATCTAGAACCCAAACGAAGAGATGCAATAATAAATGCTGCATTAAAGGAATTTGCATCCAAGGGTTATGATGATGCATCAACTAATGTAATTGCAAAAGAATCCGGAATTTCTAAGGGTTTATTGTTCCATTACATCAATACCAAAAAGGATCTGTTTCTGTTTCTGTTCGATTACTGCAATCAGGTTTTAAAAGAGGAGTATTTTGACCTAATTAATTTTAATGAAAGAGATATACTTGAAAGATTCCGCCAAACATACCTTCTGAAAGTTGATGTGATCCATAAATATCCGCGGATTTTTGAATTTATCAAGGTTGCTCTATTAACGGAAACCAATGAAGTAAAAAAAGAGCTGGAAGAAAGAAAAAAAACGGGGCAATCATCAGGTTATGAAATAATGTTTGAAAATATTGATGATTCTAAATTCAGAGAAGGGCTGGACGTTGAAAAATGTAAAAAGCTTATTTTCTGGGCCATTATGGGTTATTCGACTTATCGGTTGGAAGAAATCCGGAATTTAGAAATCAATGACCTGGATTTTGAAGAGATACAGATAGAATTTGACAGTTACCTGGACGAACTTAGAAAAAGTTTCTATAAATAA
- a CDS encoding Hsp20/alpha crystallin family protein, whose amino-acid sequence MADILRLSPAICAYPDDKCENLQIEVVLPGVEKKDISFKISENGFYIKATKEGVEYTDSYPIYCPVVPEKAVANYSNGVLKVTVPYQQPLEKLVDVKIE is encoded by the coding sequence ATGGCAGATATTTTGAGATTGTCGCCGGCTATATGCGCATATCCAGACGATAAATGTGAAAATCTTCAAATTGAAGTCGTTCTTCCGGGAGTTGAAAAGAAAGATATCTCTTTTAAGATCTCCGAAAATGGCTTTTATATAAAAGCTACCAAAGAAGGAGTCGAATATACAGACAGCTACCCGATCTACTGCCCGGTAGTCCCGGAAAAAGCAGTGGCTAACTATTCGAACGGCGTACTCAAAGTCACAGTACCTTATCAACAGCCCTTAGAAAAATTAGTTGATGTGAAAATCGAGTAA
- a CDS encoding ABC transporter ATP-binding protein gives MTVTWTNLEKVSINKNGAAGMNVIEIRGLKKSFGKQEALKGVDLSVKQGEVYGFIGPNGAGKSTTIRILLGMLRKDSGEVILLGGDPWHDAVELHRRIAYVPGDFTLWPDLTGGEVIDFLGRLNGGFDSSFRRELVERFQLDLRKKSKAYSKGNRQKVALITALSSNAELLILDEPTSGLDPLMELIFQEYILKAKKAGKTVFLSSHILAEVEAVCDRVGIIRQGKIVESGTLEDLRHLTRTTVTAEFANLNIDLHQLPGVYDTSQEGEKWRFSVDASAMEGVMRILAPLGLKSLKAEPATLEELFMRHYGDGLKEAL, from the coding sequence TTGACAGTTACCTGGACGAACTTAGAAAAAGTTTCTATAAATAAAAATGGAGCTGCCGGAATGAATGTTATCGAGATCAGGGGCCTGAAAAAGTCATTTGGCAAACAGGAAGCGTTAAAAGGTGTGGACCTGAGTGTAAAACAGGGAGAAGTGTATGGATTTATCGGACCAAATGGTGCAGGTAAATCTACCACAATTCGTATACTTCTAGGCATGCTTCGCAAAGACTCAGGTGAAGTTATACTGCTGGGAGGCGACCCCTGGCATGATGCGGTAGAATTACACCGCCGCATTGCCTATGTGCCCGGTGATTTTACATTGTGGCCAGACCTGACAGGCGGCGAAGTGATTGACTTTTTAGGGCGCTTAAACGGAGGCTTTGATTCGTCCTTCCGCAGAGAACTGGTAGAGAGATTTCAACTGGACCTCAGAAAAAAATCTAAAGCCTATTCAAAAGGTAACCGCCAGAAAGTAGCTTTGATAACTGCATTATCTTCAAACGCTGAATTGTTGATTCTGGATGAACCGACTTCCGGCCTGGACCCTCTTATGGAGCTCATTTTTCAGGAGTATATTCTTAAAGCAAAGAAAGCCGGAAAAACCGTATTTTTATCGAGCCATATTCTGGCAGAGGTCGAAGCTGTCTGTGACCGCGTGGGCATCATCCGGCAGGGCAAGATTGTGGAATCGGGAACACTGGAAGATTTACGGCATTTAACCCGAACTACGGTTACTGCAGAATTTGCTAATTTAAATATCGATTTACATCAGCTGCCCGGTGTATACGATACAAGCCAAGAAGGAGAAAAATGGCGATTTTCAGTAGACGCCAGTGCCATGGAAGGAGTTATGCGCATCCTGGCCCCTCTTGGACTGAAATCCTTGAAAGCGGAACCGGCGACCCTGGAAGAATTATTCATGCGTCATTACGGCGATGGATTAAAGGAGGCGCTTTAA
- a CDS encoding IS481 family transposase: protein MKLNGKKIRWIIAQKLKGESTSTIAEIQGISARRVQQIYKEYVDIDQLPQVGNNLGRPRKQLSSDDKEIIDQTYSDYKFGACYLEILIEGKYNRKISHNRIHNYLLSMNLAKENRKKKQRRKWCRYEREHSMSAAHIDWHENPLLGLQVCAILDDSSRMVIAGGEYAHCNTENTIKVIDELVREYWDICPLRELIMDHGSEFGAHRINEDGSWESEFKTRIRELGIKPILARVRHPQTNGKIEKWFDTYQRFRGEFQSFEEFVQLYNQRPHGALKLEQLESPQDAFWNRLPIEAKFRIGTRLFGL from the coding sequence GTGAAACTTAACGGGAAAAAGATACGTTGGATCATTGCTCAAAAGTTGAAAGGAGAATCTACCTCGACGATAGCTGAGATCCAGGGGATCTCAGCTCGTCGAGTTCAGCAGATATATAAAGAATACGTTGACATTGATCAGCTTCCTCAAGTTGGTAATAATCTTGGAAGGCCACGTAAACAGTTATCCTCCGACGATAAGGAGATAATTGACCAAACTTACTCAGATTATAAGTTTGGAGCCTGTTATCTTGAAATTCTCATAGAAGGCAAGTATAATCGTAAAATATCTCATAACAGAATCCATAACTATCTACTCAGTATGAACCTTGCCAAGGAAAACCGAAAAAAGAAACAGAGAAGAAAATGGTGTAGATACGAACGTGAACATAGTATGTCTGCTGCACATATCGATTGGCATGAAAACCCTCTATTAGGGTTGCAAGTCTGTGCCATTCTTGATGATTCATCAAGAATGGTAATTGCAGGAGGAGAGTATGCTCATTGCAACACGGAAAACACCATTAAAGTGATCGATGAACTTGTCAGAGAGTACTGGGATATATGCCCTTTAAGGGAGCTCATCATGGATCATGGAAGTGAATTCGGAGCGCACAGGATTAATGAGGATGGTTCATGGGAAAGTGAATTTAAAACGAGAATTAGAGAACTTGGGATTAAACCAATACTTGCAAGGGTCAGACATCCTCAAACAAACGGAAAAATAGAGAAATGGTTCGATACATATCAGAGGTTTAGAGGAGAGTTTCAATCGTTCGAGGAATTCGTTCAATTGTATAACCAGAGACCTCATGGAGCTTTGAAACTTGAACAATTAGAATCACCACAAGATGCATTCTGGAACAGACTCCCAATTGAGGCAAAATTCAGAATAGGAACGAGATTGTTTGGGCTGTGA
- a CDS encoding molybdopterin biosynthesis protein, producing the protein MKRKEFRELVPVEEARRIINSLQVRPEKESSALENAYGKILAEEIVTEINVPSFPRATMDGYAVRAEDTYACSETEPVKLKLLGNIPAGSDARFTVSTGEAVEIATGAPVPEGADAVVMVEYSSEENGTVLISRPVTEGENIMKAGSDILKGERVLRRGRKLGTREIGVLASIGKKEVPVLRLPVGIISTGDELVNPGENLARGKVYDANSYTLYAGVQECGAFPLLYGIVMDDEIVMRKALETAVSECALILTSGSTSSGAGDVMYRIIDEAGETLAHGINIKPGKPVVIGVIKGVPIIGLPGNPSSALLIFNEFVAPFLRKSLGAEVGIRKTEAGILSTTLRSEGRQQLLPVGLVRGRVYPADRGSGAITSLSEADGFIEIPPETEFMEAGTPVEVTLFGEVEKPDLLIAGGFCPGLDVLEDLTGLRFRTLYTGSSGGFSVIAAGTADIAGVNMPSRYSEGRKETLPGEILYNTPTIENMGLSRVVLIKGYRREVGLLVKQDSQISGLESLPGKRLINRNRGSGTRAILEMKIEELAEKKGISKKELTESVPGYGSGAKSEVAVCEAVLSGKADAGVGIRNCAEKNNDLKFVKFAEEEYDFLIRKEVLDIPEVKKFLQVLNSAEFASKLPIGLQVYERTGEIIPFE; encoded by the coding sequence ATGAAACGCAAAGAATTTCGGGAACTTGTCCCTGTGGAGGAGGCGCGGAGAATAATAAACAGCCTTCAAGTCCGGCCTGAGAAAGAAAGCTCAGCCCTTGAAAACGCTTACGGAAAAATCCTTGCAGAGGAGATAGTTACCGAAATTAATGTCCCCTCTTTCCCAAGAGCAACAATGGACGGCTATGCAGTCCGGGCAGAGGATACTTACGCCTGCAGTGAAACGGAGCCTGTAAAGCTGAAGCTACTTGGAAATATCCCTGCAGGTTCGGACGCCCGATTCACGGTCTCGACTGGGGAAGCTGTGGAGATTGCAACAGGAGCTCCTGTCCCTGAAGGGGCTGATGCTGTGGTTATGGTCGAGTACAGTTCCGAAGAAAACGGGACTGTACTCATTTCCAGACCCGTGACCGAGGGCGAAAATATCATGAAAGCAGGCTCTGATATTCTGAAAGGAGAAAGAGTGCTACGCAGGGGAAGGAAGCTGGGCACAAGAGAAATCGGGGTTCTCGCTTCCATAGGGAAAAAAGAAGTTCCAGTACTCAGGCTGCCTGTCGGGATAATTTCGACCGGAGACGAACTTGTCAATCCCGGAGAAAATCTGGCTCGAGGAAAAGTCTATGATGCAAATTCTTACACTCTCTATGCAGGAGTTCAGGAATGCGGAGCTTTTCCCCTGCTTTACGGGATCGTAATGGATGATGAAATTGTGATGAGAAAGGCACTTGAAACCGCAGTTTCGGAGTGTGCCCTGATCCTGACTTCGGGCAGCACATCTTCCGGGGCAGGGGATGTGATGTACCGGATAATAGACGAAGCAGGCGAGACCCTTGCCCACGGGATCAACATAAAACCGGGAAAACCCGTTGTCATAGGAGTGATAAAAGGGGTCCCGATTATCGGGCTTCCCGGAAATCCTTCATCTGCCTTATTGATTTTTAATGAATTTGTGGCACCTTTCCTGAGAAAGTCCCTTGGAGCAGAGGTCGGAATCCGAAAAACGGAAGCAGGAATTCTGAGTACGACCCTCCGCTCCGAAGGAAGGCAGCAGCTCCTTCCCGTAGGCCTGGTTCGGGGACGGGTTTATCCTGCAGACCGGGGCTCAGGGGCCATAACCTCTCTTTCCGAAGCCGACGGCTTTATAGAAATCCCACCTGAGACAGAGTTTATGGAAGCTGGAACTCCAGTGGAAGTAACTCTTTTTGGAGAAGTTGAAAAACCGGATCTGCTCATAGCAGGCGGGTTCTGCCCCGGACTTGATGTCCTGGAAGACCTTACCGGACTTCGGTTCAGAACCCTTTACACCGGTTCAAGCGGGGGTTTCAGTGTAATTGCCGCAGGCACGGCAGATATCGCAGGCGTGAACATGCCCTCCAGATATTCCGAAGGACGGAAAGAGACTCTACCAGGCGAAATCCTGTACAATACCCCGACAATCGAGAATATGGGGCTTTCAAGAGTCGTACTTATCAAAGGGTACAGGCGGGAAGTAGGATTACTTGTAAAGCAGGACAGCCAAATTTCCGGACTTGAAAGCCTGCCCGGTAAACGGCTGATCAACAGGAACAGAGGCTCGGGCACAAGGGCTATTCTTGAGATGAAAATAGAGGAACTTGCAGAGAAAAAGGGAATCAGCAAAAAAGAGTTGACTGAATCAGTCCCTGGGTACGGTTCCGGAGCGAAATCCGAAGTTGCAGTCTGCGAGGCTGTCCTTTCAGGAAAGGCTGATGCCGGAGTGGGTATAAGGAACTGTGCAGAAAAGAATAATGACCTGAAATTCGTAAAATTCGCAGAAGAAGAGTATGACTTCCTCATCAGAAAAGAGGTTCTTGACATTCCTGAAGTCAAAAAGTTCCTTCAAGTCCTGAACTCCGCAGAATTCGCTTCAAAGCTCCCGATAGGGCTACAGGTCTATGAGAGAACAGGAGAGATAATTCCTTTTGAGTGA
- a CDS encoding VOC family protein — MDNVGIVVDDLKTAIAFFTELGLELEGETTVEGRWVDRVVGLDGVRSDIVMMRTPDGHSRLELSKFRTPLAQSAEPNAPVNTLGIRRIMFAVTDIDDVVARLQKRGAELVGEVVQYEDMYRLCYLRGPEGILVALAEQLGNKSVADVLGNF; from the coding sequence ATGGACAATGTCGGCATTGTTGTCGACGACCTCAAAACTGCTATCGCGTTCTTTACAGAACTTGGTCTGGAGCTAGAAGGCGAAACGACAGTTGAAGGACGATGGGTCGACCGAGTCGTCGGGCTCGATGGTGTCCGAAGCGACATTGTGATGATGCGGACCCCCGACGGCCATAGCAGACTTGAACTGAGCAAGTTCCGGACGCCTCTGGCGCAGAGCGCCGAGCCAAACGCGCCGGTGAACACACTCGGTATACGTCGAATCATGTTCGCCGTCACGGACATCGACGACGTTGTTGCTCGCCTGCAGAAGCGCGGGGCCGAACTCGTTGGCGAGGTGGTACAGTACGAGGACATGTACCGACTCTGCTACCTCCGCGGTCCCGAGGGCATTCTCGTCGCGCTGGCCGAACAACTCGGCAATAAATCGGTAGCGGATGTTTTAGGAAATTTTTAA